From Paenibacillus sp. PK3_47, the proteins below share one genomic window:
- a CDS encoding beta-galactosidase has product MEHKLYYGAAWYPELWGEAERLRDLQLMKDTGINLVRIGEFIWSGMEPSEGEIDVRPFAEHIQLLHAHGIDTVMCTPTATPPVWLTDGHPERLFIKADGSVMSHGSRQHICTNNPYFRQRAAVIAEHLGRELGRLPGLAAWQLDNEFKAHVAECMCGTCKMLWHEWLEQRYGSIGQLNEAWGTGVWSHTYQRFDQVPQPVATPFLHNSSLVTMYRLFQMEQIAGFAAEQAAILRRYSDAPITHNSSVAFHLDNEQLFRELDFASYDTYASQANRHAYLLNCDLWRNIKPGRDFWLLETSPSYAGSLTSYGQPHPDGYLTAEAVSAYALGAGSFCYWLWRQQRSGSEQMHSSVISAWGEPALGYDNVQKASAARLAIEPHMLATRPVQAEVAITYSDRTKAYLATEPHRGLNYRSLLGDFYKRILDMGIHRDLVPEGGDLSGYRLLFTPFVHYLSPEYLQKALAFAEAGGIWIAGPLTGGRTAEHTLHTGAALGELEKCAGVHTKYVYPMEGTGSIGEAFGISAPLSLWSAVFEPLPGGASVAGTVTGGRTPGLAFLTEQPYGRGAIVMLGSLPAGEAGDRLLRALIGHYAGRAGVTLHSDVTAGTVVCPRRGPAGDMWTIVNMDGLGGSVTLPGGGRDALGGGAVPAGPLAVGPYEYRLIAL; this is encoded by the coding sequence GTGGAGCACAAACTGTACTACGGCGCCGCGTGGTATCCAGAGCTGTGGGGAGAGGCCGAACGCCTGCGTGATCTTCAGCTCATGAAGGACACCGGCATCAATCTTGTCCGCATAGGAGAGTTCATCTGGTCCGGGATGGAGCCTTCGGAAGGTGAAATCGACGTCCGTCCGTTCGCCGAACATATCCAGCTCCTGCATGCCCACGGGATCGACACGGTCATGTGTACACCGACCGCCACTCCGCCGGTCTGGCTGACAGACGGGCATCCGGAGCGTCTGTTCATCAAGGCGGACGGATCGGTGATGAGCCACGGGTCCAGGCAGCATATCTGTACGAATAACCCTTACTTCCGTCAGCGGGCTGCCGTTATTGCAGAGCATCTGGGCAGGGAGCTGGGCCGGCTGCCGGGCCTTGCTGCCTGGCAGCTCGACAATGAATTTAAGGCGCATGTGGCCGAATGCATGTGCGGCACCTGCAAAATGCTATGGCATGAATGGCTGGAGCAGCGTTACGGAAGCATAGGGCAGCTGAATGAAGCGTGGGGAACCGGCGTCTGGAGCCATACCTACCAGCGTTTTGACCAGGTGCCTCAGCCGGTGGCTACACCCTTTTTGCACAACTCATCGCTTGTAACTATGTACCGTCTGTTCCAGATGGAGCAGATCGCCGGGTTTGCTGCTGAGCAGGCCGCCATTCTGCGCCGTTATTCAGATGCTCCGATTACCCACAACAGCAGTGTCGCGTTTCATCTGGATAATGAGCAGCTGTTCCGGGAGCTGGATTTCGCTTCCTATGACACCTACGCCTCCCAGGCCAACAGGCATGCTTATCTGCTGAACTGCGATCTCTGGCGCAATATCAAGCCGGGCCGGGATTTCTGGCTGCTTGAAACCAGCCCGTCCTACGCCGGTTCGCTGACAAGCTACGGCCAGCCGCATCCGGACGGCTATCTCACAGCCGAAGCAGTGTCCGCCTATGCGCTGGGAGCAGGCAGCTTCTGCTACTGGCTGTGGCGGCAGCAGCGTTCCGGCAGCGAGCAGATGCACAGCTCGGTCATCAGCGCCTGGGGTGAGCCGGCGCTGGGCTATGATAATGTCCAGAAAGCTTCGGCGGCACGGCTGGCCATTGAACCGCATATGCTGGCTACCCGTCCGGTGCAGGCCGAGGTCGCCATCACCTATTCGGACCGGACCAAGGCTTATCTTGCGACAGAGCCGCACCGGGGGCTGAACTACCGTTCCCTGCTGGGCGATTTCTACAAACGGATTCTGGACATGGGCATTCACCGTGATCTTGTGCCTGAGGGCGGCGACCTCAGCGGCTACAGGCTGCTGTTCACCCCTTTCGTGCATTATCTGTCTCCCGAGTATCTGCAGAAGGCGCTCGCTTTCGCGGAAGCGGGCGGCATCTGGATCGCAGGCCCGTTGACCGGCGGCCGCACGGCGGAGCACACCCTGCATACGGGTGCTGCTCTGGGAGAGCTGGAGAAGTGTGCAGGTGTGCACACCAAATACGTCTACCCGATGGAGGGGACCGGCAGCATTGGGGAGGCCTTTGGCATTTCCGCGCCGCTGTCCTTATGGAGCGCGGTGTTTGAGCCGCTGCCCGGCGGAGCTTCCGTGGCCGGTACGGTCACCGGAGGGCGGACGCCGGGCCTGGCTTTCCTGACCGAGCAGCCCTATGGCCGCGGGGCCATTGTCATGCTCGGATCGCTGCCCGCCGGGGAAGCGGGCGACCGGCTGCTGCGGGCGCTGATCGGGCATTACGCCGGCCGGGCCGGGGTAACCCTGCACAGCGACGTTACCGCAGGCACCGTCGTGTGCCCAAGGCGCGGCCCCGCCGGGGACATGTGGACTATCGTCAACATGGACGGGCTCGGCGGGAGCGTTACCCTGCCCGGCGGCGGGCGGGATGCGCTGGGCGGCGGGGCTGTGCCAGCCGGTCCGCTGGCTGTCGGGCCTTACGAATACAGGCTTATTGCACTGTAA
- a CDS encoding sugar ABC transporter permease produces MKQGAAIGTAEIHTAGVYPSKRELIFKRLRRDKWLYILLTPGLLYFLLFKYVPMWGILLAFKDFQPFLGFMKSEWVGLEHFRTFFQNPDFFMLLRNTLVLSLLNLVFFFPAPIILALLLNEIRLSFYKRTIQTLIYVPHFISMVIVASISYVFLTTQGGAVNEFLYTVTGSKIDFLADPDWFRPLIILQTIWKECGWGTIIFLAALAGVDVEQYEAAVMDGASRWRQIWHITLPAIRSTIVILLILRMGTILDNGFEQIYLMMNALNREVAEVFDTYVYALGITQGAFSYSTAVGLFKSVIGVVLVLGTNWLAKKFGESGLY; encoded by the coding sequence ATGAAACAAGGAGCGGCGATAGGAACGGCGGAGATTCATACTGCCGGCGTGTACCCCAGCAAGCGGGAGCTGATCTTCAAACGCCTGAGGCGGGATAAATGGCTATACATCCTGCTGACCCCGGGACTCCTGTATTTTCTGCTGTTTAAATATGTGCCAATGTGGGGGATCCTGCTCGCGTTCAAGGATTTCCAGCCTTTCCTGGGCTTCATGAAAAGCGAATGGGTGGGACTGGAGCATTTCCGTACCTTTTTCCAGAATCCTGACTTTTTCATGCTGCTGCGCAACACACTTGTATTGTCCCTGCTTAATCTGGTGTTCTTTTTCCCGGCACCGATTATACTGGCGCTGCTATTAAATGAGATAAGGTTGTCTTTCTACAAACGTACGATTCAGACGCTCATTTATGTGCCCCATTTTATATCCATGGTTATCGTCGCCAGTATCTCCTATGTCTTTCTGACTACTCAGGGCGGAGCGGTCAATGAATTTCTGTATACGGTTACAGGCAGCAAAATCGATTTCCTCGCCGACCCCGACTGGTTCCGGCCGCTGATCATTCTGCAGACGATCTGGAAGGAATGCGGCTGGGGAACAATTATCTTCCTTGCGGCGCTTGCAGGTGTTGATGTGGAGCAATATGAGGCTGCGGTAATGGACGGGGCCAGCCGCTGGCGGCAGATCTGGCATATTACACTGCCCGCGATCCGCAGCACGATTGTTATTCTGCTGATTCTGCGGATGGGTACAATTCTGGATAACGGGTTCGAGCAGATTTATCTGATGATGAATGCGCTCAACCGCGAAGTGGCTGAAGTGTTCGATACCTATGTGTATGCGCTGGGGATTACCCAGGGGGCATTCAGCTACAGTACGGCTGTCGGACTGTTCAAATCGGTCATCGGGGTTGTACTGGTGCTCGGCACCAACTGGCTCGCCAAGAAATTCGGCGAATCGGGACTTTACTAA
- a CDS encoding carbohydrate ABC transporter permease — protein MVKKQYRSTGEVAFDIFNYIILGIIGIVAILPFLFVVAGSFATEAEITKRAVFLIPTTISFDAYKFIFSTDTIVRSIGVSLYVTVIGTIVNLFFTVTMAYPMAKRYLMGRNTILNLVIFTMLFGGGMIPTYLVIRDLQLLDTLNALILPGAISAFNLIIVKNFFQELPVEMEEAARIDGCSELGLLWKIVLPLSKPVLATFTLFYAVGHWNNFFSALLYINDPSKWPLQVMLRQIVMLSQAAAGDLSSMDPNFVQPPEQSIKMAVIVVGTLPIMCVYPFLQKHFAKGVMLGSVKG, from the coding sequence GTGGTTAAGAAGCAATATCGCAGTACTGGAGAGGTTGCCTTTGACATCTTCAATTATATTATCCTGGGAATTATCGGAATCGTCGCCATCCTGCCGTTCCTGTTCGTAGTCGCCGGTTCGTTCGCAACTGAGGCGGAAATTACAAAGCGTGCTGTCTTCCTGATTCCGACCACCATTTCGTTTGATGCTTATAAATTCATCTTTTCTACGGATACGATTGTACGGAGCATCGGGGTGTCGTTATATGTAACGGTCATCGGGACGATTGTCAATCTGTTCTTTACGGTAACCATGGCCTATCCGATGGCCAAACGGTATCTGATGGGCCGCAATACGATCCTTAATCTGGTTATCTTCACCATGCTGTTCGGCGGAGGGATGATTCCCACTTATCTGGTAATCCGTGATCTGCAGCTTCTGGATACCCTTAACGCACTCATTCTGCCGGGGGCTATCAGCGCCTTTAACCTGATTATCGTCAAAAACTTCTTCCAGGAGCTTCCGGTTGAAATGGAGGAGGCGGCGCGGATCGACGGCTGCAGCGAGCTGGGTCTGCTGTGGAAAATTGTCCTGCCGCTCTCGAAGCCGGTTCTCGCGACCTTTACCCTCTTTTATGCGGTGGGACACTGGAACAACTTCTTCTCGGCGCTGCTGTACATCAATGATCCGTCCAAATGGCCGCTGCAGGTCATGCTGCGCCAGATCGTTATGCTGTCCCAGGCGGCAGCCGGCGATCTCAGCAGCATGGACCCGAATTTCGTACAGCCGCCTGAGCAGTCGATCAAAATGGCTGTAATCGTGGTCGGCACACTTCCGATTATGTGTGTCTATCCGTTTCTGCAAAAACATTTCGCAAAAGGGGTGATGCTCGGTTCAGTTAAAGGTTAA
- a CDS encoding extracellular solute-binding protein produces the protein MKNQRSAGKSSIKLKKRLFTLLSTIMIVSVMSGCGSNGGTNNAAGTNGAADSEGTAKPEAAAGTEAAEPLDLTLMLPIFKTNYPKDDSPVAAKLEELTNTDIHFEWVPNASYTDKFNITLASGKLPDIIYVGDVKASSFVNAARSGAFWEVGPYLKDFPNLSKANPVILNNSAIDGKNYGIYRGRALGRNGVVFRKDWLEKLGLETPQTVDDFYNMLKAFKEQDPDGNGKDDTYGMVMVKWTGGWASGFDTIKLWYGSPNRWGIQDGKLVPEHEYPEYLEALKFMKKLYDEQLINSDFAVMDSSKWNDPVVNNQAGVIVDVVDTAARIDDKIHAALQKEGTDEPDRHYMDVIGGVTGTDGQLHTLPTSGFSGMLAIPKSSVKTEEELKRVLAFLDKVNDGDLQTLLGYGIEGVHYNLVDGYVERSSDTVLLESEVEGLNQMIPYIPDENAKDAKQIKQTPLRDKQTEVQEANVATIVVNPAEALISTVYTQKGSQLDNVINDARIKFIVGQIDEAGLKAAFDVWRKTGGDELVTEMNELYAKSGQ, from the coding sequence ATGAAAAATCAACGTTCAGCAGGAAAGAGTTCCATTAAATTGAAAAAGCGGTTGTTTACGTTACTGTCAACTATTATGATTGTAAGTGTGATGTCCGGCTGCGGAAGCAACGGAGGGACGAATAATGCAGCGGGAACAAACGGTGCTGCAGACAGTGAAGGAACGGCCAAGCCTGAGGCTGCGGCGGGAACGGAAGCGGCTGAGCCGCTGGACCTGACGCTGATGCTGCCGATTTTTAAAACCAATTATCCCAAGGATGACAGCCCGGTTGCGGCTAAGCTTGAGGAGCTGACGAATACCGATATTCATTTTGAATGGGTGCCGAACGCTTCCTACACCGATAAATTTAACATTACGCTGGCTTCAGGCAAGCTGCCCGATATTATTTATGTAGGGGATGTCAAGGCGTCCAGTTTTGTTAATGCCGCGAGGTCGGGAGCTTTCTGGGAGGTGGGTCCTTACCTGAAGGATTTTCCTAATCTGAGCAAAGCAAACCCGGTCATTCTGAACAACTCGGCCATTGACGGCAAGAACTACGGGATTTACAGAGGGCGGGCGCTGGGCCGTAACGGCGTAGTATTCCGTAAAGACTGGCTGGAGAAGCTGGGCCTTGAAACTCCGCAGACCGTGGATGATTTTTATAATATGCTAAAAGCGTTCAAGGAGCAGGACCCTGACGGTAACGGCAAGGATGACACCTATGGCATGGTCATGGTAAAGTGGACCGGCGGCTGGGCCAGCGGCTTCGACACGATCAAGCTGTGGTACGGATCTCCGAACAGATGGGGCATACAGGATGGAAAGCTTGTTCCTGAGCATGAATATCCCGAGTACTTGGAAGCGCTTAAGTTTATGAAAAAGCTGTACGACGAGCAGCTGATCAACTCCGACTTCGCGGTAATGGACAGCTCCAAATGGAATGATCCGGTCGTCAACAACCAGGCAGGCGTCATTGTCGATGTAGTGGACACCGCAGCACGGATTGACGACAAGATTCATGCTGCACTCCAGAAAGAAGGCACAGATGAGCCTGACCGCCACTACATGGATGTTATAGGCGGGGTTACAGGTACGGACGGACAGCTGCATACACTCCCGACTTCCGGCTTCTCCGGCATGCTGGCGATTCCGAAATCTTCGGTCAAAACCGAAGAAGAGCTGAAGCGTGTGCTGGCCTTCCTGGACAAAGTGAATGACGGGGATCTGCAGACGCTGCTGGGATACGGAATTGAGGGCGTCCATTACAATCTGGTGGATGGTTATGTAGAGCGTTCAAGTGACACCGTCCTGCTGGAATCGGAAGTGGAAGGGCTCAATCAGATGATTCCTTATATTCCTGATGAGAATGCGAAGGATGCGAAGCAGATTAAGCAGACTCCGCTGCGGGATAAGCAGACGGAAGTACAGGAAGCCAATGTAGCAACGATAGTGGTTAATCCTGCTGAAGCCCTGATCTCGACCGTATACACGCAAAAAGGCTCGCAGCTTGATAACGTTATCAATGATGCGCGGATCAAGTTTATTGTCGGACAAATTGATGAGGCCGGCCTGAAAGCAGCCTTTGATGTATGGCGGAAGACAGGCGGAGACGAGCTGGTAACTGAAATGAACGAATTGTACGCAAAATCGGGTCAATAG
- a CDS encoding AraC family transcriptional regulator produces the protein MENGTAGKRKRLLRGWRGRKGRYYRNNLIIMLIVSSIPGLIIGLLVYWMAGGSLEEELLEMHNRQIEQRAANIDDQLTNLELMLAHWAFDPKFDYSLKGMDFTLNHERAWDITKTLVVMQGSNSMARQVELYLAGEQPVLFGTEYGTLTPGAAEVYDKLMDTDQSTYWTEMSFDSAKVQPKELALVHHIPGGSLEPFGVLLLRMDTQKVSDMLRTMTPYNSGEVYMIQKSGGLFISGSGGDGDAAPFVAALQKAIGTRGSGDGTSFLYDWDGITYAVTYGDFSRIASEWMYVSASPISSITSPVVELSRVIITVSLSALLLAAVLSWIASRKIYSPVRRLFQTLLPEHTVCEGREDEVTLIERHWQNLHGQQNALQYTLSQQLPHVQRSFLNQLFQGYLYAYSERDLQNRMKQYKWEVEDCVFVVLYIQLTGISSLDGKFRSGDESLVSFAAVNIIGELAAEHFRQAETVNLHNLTAGILLIEQGAGPEPERVRAFGEELAATINRMLKLQATVAYSAPMDHISGIPRSFEAVKQAVSHRRYGDGNQVVSLEQLERDGQGQQVSQYSFLLERGLIQALRTGDAEEADRLLEEFLDTLSGDGAKVIDVQQGMLHLLGAVQHAVLEAGIAPNQLFRGKNLYAGLSQIHEPAMILSWFRGNVTGPFLKELSERSDAGIRRTIDRAMMYIQEHYMDNISLDSCAEYTGTSPFLLSKSFKRVTGHNFIDYLTDLRIEKAKELLRDTDLKMNDVAQQVGYQQSYFNRIFKKQEDITPTRYRELSRHGGEKDAGTRQEL, from the coding sequence ATGGAGAATGGAACGGCAGGAAAAAGAAAGAGACTGCTCCGGGGATGGAGAGGGCGCAAGGGACGGTATTACCGCAATAATCTGATTATTATGCTGATTGTCTCGTCCATTCCCGGACTGATTATAGGATTGCTTGTGTACTGGATGGCTGGCGGAAGCCTGGAGGAGGAGCTGCTCGAGATGCATAACCGGCAGATTGAGCAGCGTGCCGCCAACATTGATGACCAGCTGACCAATCTGGAGCTGATGCTGGCGCACTGGGCGTTTGATCCCAAGTTTGACTACAGCCTGAAGGGTATGGATTTTACATTAAATCACGAGCGGGCATGGGATATCACCAAGACACTGGTGGTCATGCAGGGCTCCAACTCCATGGCCCGGCAGGTGGAGCTGTATCTGGCAGGGGAGCAGCCGGTGCTGTTCGGCACGGAGTATGGCACTTTAACTCCCGGCGCAGCTGAAGTGTACGATAAGCTGATGGATACAGACCAGAGCACCTACTGGACCGAGATGTCTTTTGACTCCGCCAAGGTGCAGCCCAAAGAGCTGGCGCTTGTGCATCATATTCCCGGCGGCAGCCTTGAGCCGTTCGGGGTATTGCTGCTGCGGATGGACACCCAGAAGGTTTCGGATATGCTGCGGACCATGACCCCGTACAACAGCGGGGAAGTCTACATGATACAGAAATCAGGCGGACTGTTTATCTCCGGAAGCGGCGGTGACGGTGACGCTGCGCCTTTTGTTGCCGCACTGCAGAAGGCGATCGGGACGAGGGGCAGCGGAGACGGCACATCTTTCCTGTATGACTGGGACGGGATTACCTATGCGGTTACATACGGTGATTTCTCGCGGATTGCAAGTGAATGGATGTACGTATCAGCCTCCCCTATTTCCAGTATCACCTCCCCGGTAGTAGAGCTTTCCAGAGTGATCATTACGGTCAGTCTGAGTGCTCTGCTGCTCGCAGCCGTTCTGTCCTGGATCGCTTCACGCAAAATCTATTCGCCGGTCCGCCGCCTGTTCCAGACCCTGCTCCCCGAGCATACCGTCTGTGAAGGCCGTGAGGATGAGGTGACGCTGATTGAGCGGCACTGGCAGAACCTGCACGGCCAGCAAAATGCGCTCCAGTACACGCTTTCGCAGCAGCTTCCGCATGTGCAGCGGAGCTTCCTCAATCAGCTGTTCCAGGGTTATCTGTATGCGTATTCAGAACGTGATCTGCAGAACCGGATGAAGCAGTACAAGTGGGAAGTGGAGGACTGTGTCTTTGTGGTGCTCTATATCCAGCTTACGGGGATATCCAGCCTGGACGGCAAATTCCGCAGCGGTGACGAAAGTCTGGTGTCCTTTGCAGCCGTGAATATTATCGGTGAACTGGCTGCCGAACATTTCAGGCAGGCAGAGACGGTGAACCTGCACAATCTTACGGCGGGAATTCTGCTGATCGAACAGGGGGCAGGACCGGAGCCGGAGAGAGTACGGGCTTTCGGCGAAGAGCTGGCCGCCACGATCAACCGGATGCTCAAGCTGCAGGCTACTGTGGCTTACAGCGCACCGATGGATCACATCTCCGGCATCCCGCGGTCCTTTGAAGCCGTAAAGCAGGCGGTCAGCCACCGCCGGTACGGTGACGGGAACCAGGTAGTCAGCCTGGAGCAGCTGGAGCGCGATGGACAGGGACAGCAGGTGTCCCAGTATTCATTCCTGCTGGAACGCGGGCTGATTCAAGCGCTGCGCACCGGGGACGCGGAAGAAGCGGACCGGCTGCTGGAGGAATTCCTGGATACGCTGTCGGGGGATGGTGCCAAGGTCATCGACGTGCAGCAGGGGATGCTGCATCTGCTCGGTGCGGTACAGCATGCGGTGCTCGAAGCAGGTATAGCGCCGAACCAGCTGTTCCGGGGCAAAAATCTGTATGCCGGCCTGTCGCAGATTCATGAGCCGGCGATGATTCTGTCCTGGTTCCGCGGAAATGTTACGGGACCGTTCCTGAAGGAGCTGTCAGAACGTTCGGATGCCGGGATCCGCCGGACAATTGACCGGGCGATGATGTATATCCAGGAGCACTATATGGACAATATTTCGCTGGACAGCTGTGCGGAGTATACGGGGACCAGTCCTTTTCTGCTCAGCAAGTCTTTTAAAAGGGTAACCGGCCATAATTTTATCGATTATTTAACCGATCTGCGGATTGAAAAAGCGAAAGAGCTGCTGCGTGATACGGATCTCAAGATGAACGATGTGGCGCAGCAGGTCGGCTATCAGCAGAGTTATTTTAACCGGATATTTAAAAAACAGGAGGACATCACTCCTACACGCTACCGTGAACTGAGCCGTCATGGAGGAGAGAAGGATGCCGGAACCCGCCAGGAGCTGTAA
- a CDS encoding DUF1961 family protein encodes MALRQDMVRVPEHWREIYHNSLAGPEQMDGFRMEGDGITSFPMGRLRLESTRSAEEGQKANIVLWCPEDFPADHAVSWKFRPLREPGLAILFLAAAGWEGKDLFDPSLPARTGEYDQYHHGAMNAFHISYFRRMWQEERSFHTCNLRKSYGFHLVAQGADPLPDVADMSEEYQMLVVKQGAEVTFAVNGLPLLHWSDDGSSFGPVLGGGKVGFRQMAPLIAEYSDLTVYAP; translated from the coding sequence ATGGCATTACGGCAGGATATGGTAAGGGTCCCGGAGCACTGGCGGGAGATCTACCATAATTCTCTGGCGGGTCCGGAACAGATGGACGGTTTCCGGATGGAAGGCGACGGAATAACGTCCTTTCCGATGGGCCGTTTACGGCTGGAAAGCACGCGCAGTGCGGAAGAAGGGCAGAAAGCGAACATTGTGCTCTGGTGTCCTGAGGACTTCCCGGCCGACCATGCAGTGTCCTGGAAGTTCCGGCCGCTGCGGGAGCCGGGGCTGGCCATATTGTTCTTGGCTGCTGCCGGATGGGAAGGCAAGGATTTGTTTGACCCGTCCCTTCCGGCCCGGACCGGAGAGTATGACCAGTACCATCATGGGGCTATGAATGCTTTTCATATTTCGTATTTCCGGCGGATGTGGCAGGAGGAACGGTCTTTTCATACTTGTAATCTGCGCAAAAGCTACGGCTTCCATCTGGTTGCCCAAGGGGCTGATCCGCTGCCGGATGTGGCAGATATGTCCGAGGAATATCAGATGCTGGTCGTGAAGCAGGGGGCTGAGGTCACCTTTGCTGTCAATGGACTGCCGCTGCTGCATTGGAGTGATGACGGCTCGTCCTTTGGCCCGGTGCTCGGGGGCGGAAAGGTCGGCTTCCGGCAGATGGCCCCGCTGATTGCAGAGTACAGTGATCTGACCGTGTACGCACCTTGA